The proteins below come from a single Papaver somniferum cultivar HN1 chromosome 11, ASM357369v1, whole genome shotgun sequence genomic window:
- the LOC113323647 gene encoding GDSL esterase/lipase At5g03610-like produces MDTTQKKSSFISSSVLVLFSLCFFLSNSAFAKDLNHGSPLSKLFLFGDSYLDTGNDNFTVISWNIPYGMTFPGFPTGRFSDGLILTDFLASFMGIKSPMPYRQWNDLSKTRVSNGMNFAHGGTGVFNTRIREPNMTTQIDIFKQYIADGVYSRHDLDESMAVVSSSRNDYTQYYTVDHGTHEGYQAFDVKVIDQLEMNLREIRNVGVKKVVMMTMQPLGCLPYMTRTLSYEKCDKPLINDNIYHNTLLKKAVQRLNRETTDSPFHILDLYSAFMSVMNKRGGGANFSGIDKIASPESGNPLLEPCCTSTVRNAMCGSVDANGVKQYTLCDNPNDVLFWDIYHPTESGWQAISSAMKPSFDELMQYNIFQRRRTSVSASVDTS; encoded by the exons ATGGATACTACACAAAAGAAATCCAGTTTCATTTCCTCATCAGTACTAGTACTCTTTTCCTTATGCTTCTTCTTATCAAACTCGGCTTTTGCAAAAGATTTAAATCACGGTTCTCCTCTGTCGAAGTTGTTTCTTTTCGGGGATTCGTACCTTGATACAGGAAATGACAATTTTACGGTTATATCATGGAACATTCCTTATGGTATGACTTTCCCCGGTTTCCCCACTGGTCGTTTTTCCGATGGTCTTATCTTAACTGATTTTCTCG CATCATTCATGGGAATCAAGTCTCCAATGCCTTACAGACAATGGAACGATTTAAGCAAAACAAGAGTTAGCAATGGGATGAACTTCGCCCACGGAGGTACCGGTGTTTTCAACACACGGATAAGGGAACCAAATATGACCACACAAATCGATatttttaaacagtatattgctGATGGAGTGTACAGCAGACACGACCTTGACGAGTCCATGGCTGTTGTCTCTAGCTCTCGTAATGACTACACACAATATTACACAGTTGACCATGGCACCCACGAG GGATATCAAGCGTTTGATGTGAAAGTCATAGATCAGTTGGAGATGAATCTAAGAGAAATTAGAAATGTAGGAGTGAAGAAAGTAGTAATGATGACTATGCAACCCCTTGGATGTCTTCCTTACATGACAAGAACTCTATCCTACGAAAAGTGCGACAAACCTTTGATCAATGACAACATTTATCATAACACGTTGCTGAAAAAAGCCGTTCAGAGGCTCAACAGGGAAACAACTGATTCTCCATTTCATATTCTCGATCTCTATAGCGCTTTCATGTCTGTGATGAATAAACGAGGAGGAGGAGCAAACTTCTCGGGTATTGATAAGATAGCAAGTCCCGAGTCTGGGAACCCATTGTTGGAGCCATGTTGTACATCTACTGTCCGTAATGCTATGTGTGGGAGTGTTGATGCCAACGGGGTAAAACAATACACGTTATGCGACAACCCAAATGACGTTTTATTTTGGGATATATATCACCCTACAGAATCTGGCTGGCAAGCAATCTCCTCAGCTATGAAACCTTCTTTTGACGAGTTAATGCAATACAACATCTTCCAGCGACGACGTACCTCTGTTTCTGCCTCTGTAGATACTTCCTAA